The Sagittula sp. P11 genome window below encodes:
- a CDS encoding Gfo/Idh/MocA family protein — MKDISLATVNYGVIGCGMMGQEHLRNIALLPNARVAAIYEPSEAMAGAARALAPGAGQVSSVDDLLAQPDLDALLVASPNHLHLSQLERIAELRPLPILMEKPLYTAPEDAARVARIAASYPAPIWVAMEYRYMPPVATFLQQVEAATGGVKMLTIREHRFPFLPKVGDWNRFNRNTGGTLVEKCCHFFDLMRLILKSDPVRIMASAGQEVNHLDERYGEEVPDIWDSAYVIVDFANGARAMLELCMYAEGSRYQEELLAVGPVGKIEALVPGPTRFWPGPASEAPVPQVIVSPRSPKAPRIVEIPVDPTLLDAGDHNGATYYQHVRFLEAVRNGARCEVSLQDGAWAVRMGLAAQLAAQRGQAMHFDSC, encoded by the coding sequence ATGAAGGACATCTCTCTCGCGACCGTCAATTACGGTGTCATCGGCTGCGGCATGATGGGGCAGGAGCACCTGCGCAACATCGCCCTTCTGCCCAATGCCCGCGTCGCCGCCATCTACGAGCCGTCGGAGGCGATGGCCGGCGCGGCACGCGCCCTTGCCCCGGGGGCCGGGCAGGTTTCCTCTGTCGACGACCTTCTGGCCCAGCCTGACCTCGACGCGCTGCTGGTCGCCAGTCCGAACCACCTGCACCTGTCGCAGCTCGAACGGATTGCAGAGCTGAGGCCGCTTCCGATCCTTATGGAGAAGCCGCTTTATACCGCGCCCGAGGATGCGGCACGCGTCGCGCGTATCGCGGCCAGTTATCCCGCGCCGATCTGGGTGGCGATGGAATACCGCTACATGCCGCCTGTTGCGACCTTCCTGCAGCAGGTGGAGGCCGCGACCGGCGGTGTGAAGATGCTGACCATCCGGGAACACCGCTTTCCGTTCCTGCCGAAGGTCGGCGACTGGAACCGCTTCAATCGGAACACCGGCGGCACGCTGGTGGAGAAGTGCTGCCACTTCTTCGACCTGATGCGCCTGATCCTGAAGTCCGACCCGGTGCGGATCATGGCCAGCGCCGGGCAGGAGGTGAACCACCTCGACGAACGCTATGGCGAGGAGGTGCCCGACATCTGGGACAGCGCCTATGTCATCGTCGATTTCGCCAACGGCGCCCGCGCCATGCTGGAGCTTTGCATGTACGCAGAAGGTTCCCGCTACCAGGAGGAGCTGTTGGCGGTCGGCCCCGTTGGCAAGATCGAGGCGCTGGTGCCCGGACCCACCCGATTCTGGCCCGGCCCCGCATCGGAGGCGCCGGTGCCGCAGGTCATTGTCAGCCCGCGAAGCCCGAAGGCGCCGCGCATCGTGGAAATACCCGTCGACCCGACTCTTCTGGATGCGGGCGACCACAACGGTGCCACCTATTATCAGCATGTCCGATTCCTTGAGGCGGTGAGGAATGGCGCGCGCTGCGAGGTCTCGCTGCAGGATGGGGCCTGGGCGGTGAGAATGGGATTGGCCGCACAACTTGCGGCACAACGCGGCCAGGCCATGCATTTCGATAGTTGCTGA
- a CDS encoding GntR family transcriptional regulator, translating into MTDRYALPLYLQISEMLIREINAGRLADGERLPPERDYAAKLGISVGTLRKALADLTEKGLLDRVQGSGNYIRARADVQAVYAFFRVELLEGGGLPTAEVLDVARVPKPDDLPAFGTDREAWRIRRLRRLNRVPAILEEVFLDASYAARMTRADLSESLYLFYRDKLGLMIGRVEDRMTVAPVPDWAPASYGLTAGTPTLLASRISFSREGARAEVSRGWIDTTVATYVARLK; encoded by the coding sequence GGGCGCCTCGCGGACGGGGAGCGCCTGCCGCCCGAACGCGACTACGCCGCCAAGCTGGGGATTTCCGTCGGAACGCTGCGCAAGGCGCTGGCCGACCTGACGGAGAAGGGGCTCTTGGATCGGGTGCAGGGGTCGGGCAACTACATCCGCGCGCGGGCCGACGTGCAGGCGGTCTATGCCTTCTTCCGGGTCGAGCTGCTGGAAGGCGGCGGCCTGCCCACCGCCGAGGTCCTCGATGTGGCGAGGGTGCCGAAGCCCGATGACCTCCCGGCGTTCGGAACGGACAGGGAGGCGTGGCGCATCCGCCGCCTGCGCCGTCTGAACCGTGTGCCCGCGATCCTCGAAGAGGTCTTCCTCGACGCCTCCTACGCGGCAAGGATGACCCGCGCTGACCTGTCGGAGTCGCTGTACCTGTTCTACCGCGACAAGCTTGGGCTGATGATCGGCCGGGTGGAGGACCGGATGACTGTCGCGCCGGTGCCCGACTGGGCGCCAGCGTCCTACGGCCTGACCGCCGGCACACCGACGCTCCTGGCCTCGCGCATCAGTTTCTCGCGCGAGGGCGCGCGCGCGGAGGTGTCGCGCGGCTGGATCGACACGACAGTTGCAACATACGTGGCACGGCTGAAATGA